In Acidovorax sp. GBBC 1281, a single window of DNA contains:
- the gspD gene encoding type II secretion system secretin GspD, with the protein MTPYRHALTAIALATSQLAIAQSQQSAPATGSSNLVTESSGAVMPSSASDSSANAASKKADKPSAEGELPAAEPRFIIGNDRVIAPAKPVAAVQGAPLSFNFEEAPVAEVVRTILGDILKTDYVLHPPLSGTVTLATRTPIAPDQAVFLLESSLQANGLAMLRDARGTYHVGRPDALRSIGGSVRQVGNGPLPPGSGAIIVPLQYIGASEMASILRPMMPPDAVVRVDNVRNLLILSGTRTQAEGWLDLVNTFDIDLLKGMSVGVFPLKHASIKEVETALRLVSGGGAAAASPNAGGAVAAGTPGAAQANAASAAQAMLGEGNPLFGALRIMPIERLNSILVVTPRASYLEEARRWIEKLDQPSDNGSEPQLFIYQVQNVNAKHLASVLSGIFGGQTGGSNVANSGVAPGFGSATGNSFGQTQSGFGGVGSTFSGSGSNYMGGSSVRSSGLTGSAFSSGSGTGAFGNRNTNSQGTQQQGTLSANLGSVRVMADELNNSVLIWGTRAEYSKIEAALKRLDLPPTQVLIEASIIEVTLNDDLQYGLQWSFNNSRNGYTGEGLISGRNPTTVNRDTLLGGAAQGFSYVLRSSTGVQAVLNALADKSLLKVISSPSLMVLDNHTASINVGNQEPVSTTTVSFVDNANASTSSVQYKDTGVNLVVTPSVNAGNIVNMQVDQTVTDLGAVRSNANNQPAFLQRQISSKVAVRSGETIVLGGLIKDNSTVGKAGVPLLQDIPVLGNLFGTNSNTSNRTELLVVLTPRVVRTDIDIREVSEDLRDRMKGLRVIELKEQGSRNPLKAPQAPVQPVQPN; encoded by the coding sequence ATGACCCCTTACCGACACGCACTCACCGCTATTGCGCTGGCCACTAGTCAATTGGCCATAGCCCAGTCGCAGCAGTCCGCACCCGCAACCGGTAGCAGCAACCTCGTCACGGAGTCGAGCGGTGCAGTAATGCCGAGCTCTGCGTCTGATTCGTCCGCCAATGCGGCGTCGAAGAAGGCGGACAAGCCTTCCGCAGAGGGCGAGCTTCCTGCAGCGGAGCCGCGCTTCATCATCGGAAACGATCGTGTGATCGCCCCGGCCAAACCGGTGGCTGCCGTACAAGGCGCTCCGTTGTCCTTCAATTTCGAAGAGGCGCCGGTGGCAGAGGTGGTGCGCACCATTTTGGGAGATATCCTCAAGACGGACTACGTACTTCACCCGCCGTTGAGCGGAACGGTGACGTTGGCGACACGCACGCCCATTGCGCCAGATCAAGCGGTTTTCCTGCTGGAGAGTTCCTTGCAGGCCAACGGACTCGCCATGTTGCGCGATGCCCGCGGCACTTATCACGTCGGGCGGCCTGATGCATTGCGGAGCATCGGTGGATCCGTTCGCCAGGTAGGCAACGGTCCACTGCCTCCGGGCTCGGGCGCCATCATCGTGCCGCTGCAATACATCGGTGCGAGCGAAATGGCATCCATCCTTCGGCCGATGATGCCTCCCGATGCCGTCGTGCGGGTAGACAACGTGCGCAATCTGCTGATTCTGAGTGGCACACGCACCCAGGCCGAGGGGTGGCTCGATCTGGTGAACACCTTTGACATTGACCTGCTCAAAGGCATGTCGGTTGGGGTGTTCCCCTTGAAGCATGCGTCGATCAAGGAAGTGGAAACTGCGCTGCGTCTGGTCAGTGGAGGTGGTGCCGCAGCGGCTTCCCCGAATGCCGGAGGAGCCGTTGCTGCAGGCACACCGGGCGCGGCGCAGGCGAATGCGGCCAGCGCGGCGCAAGCCATGTTGGGTGAAGGCAATCCCCTCTTCGGCGCTCTGCGCATCATGCCCATCGAGCGGCTCAACAGCATTTTGGTGGTAACACCACGCGCTTCCTATTTGGAGGAAGCGCGCCGCTGGATCGAAAAGTTGGACCAGCCCAGCGACAACGGGTCTGAGCCACAGCTCTTCATTTATCAGGTGCAGAACGTCAATGCCAAGCACCTTGCGAGCGTGCTGAGCGGGATTTTCGGGGGGCAGACCGGTGGATCGAACGTGGCCAACAGCGGTGTGGCACCCGGGTTTGGAAGCGCGACGGGGAACTCTTTCGGCCAGACGCAAAGCGGATTCGGCGGCGTGGGCAGCACGTTCAGCGGCAGCGGGTCCAATTACATGGGCGGCAGCAGTGTCCGCTCTTCGGGTCTGACGGGCAGTGCTTTCTCCAGTGGTTCCGGAACCGGGGCCTTCGGCAACCGCAATACCAACTCACAGGGTACGCAGCAGCAGGGTACCCTGAGTGCCAATCTGGGCAGTGTCCGGGTGATGGCTGATGAACTGAACAATTCAGTGCTCATCTGGGGTACGCGTGCTGAGTATTCAAAGATTGAAGCCGCGCTGAAGAGACTGGATCTTCCCCCCACTCAGGTTCTGATCGAGGCCAGCATCATTGAAGTGACCTTGAACGATGATCTCCAGTACGGCTTGCAATGGTCGTTCAACAACAGTCGGAATGGATACACCGGCGAGGGACTGATCAGCGGGCGCAATCCGACCACTGTTAACAGAGACACCTTGCTGGGAGGCGCAGCTCAAGGCTTCTCCTATGTGCTCAGAAGTTCAACGGGCGTGCAAGCGGTGCTCAATGCCCTGGCTGACAAGTCGCTCTTGAAGGTCATCTCCAGCCCTTCGCTCATGGTGCTTGACAATCACACCGCGTCCATCAATGTTGGCAACCAGGAGCCGGTCAGCACGACGACGGTTAGTTTTGTGGACAATGCCAACGCGTCCACCAGCTCTGTTCAATATAAGGATACGGGCGTAAACCTTGTCGTCACGCCCTCCGTCAACGCTGGCAACATCGTGAACATGCAGGTGGACCAGACGGTGACCGATTTGGGGGCCGTCAGAAGCAATGCCAACAATCAGCCTGCGTTTTTGCAGCGTCAGATTAGCAGCAAGGTGGCCGTCCGGTCGGGCGAGACCATCGTGCTGGGTGGTTTGATCAAGGACAACAGTACAGTCGGCAAGGCAGGCGTACCTCTGTTGCAAGACATTCCGGTCCTTGGGAACTTGTTCGGCACCAATAGCAATACCAGCAATCGGACGGAACTGCTGGTTGTTCTCACGCCTCGCGTCGTTCGCACAGACATCGACATCCGTGAAGTGAGTGAAGACTTGCGTGACCGGATGAAGGGCTTGAGAGTCATCGAACTCAAGGAGCAGGGCAGCCGTAACCCCCTCAAGGCGCCTCAGGCCCCAGTGCAACCAGTCCAGCCAAACTGA
- the gspM gene encoding type II secretion system protein GspM: MKRISSREGLILACTLALVILPLVMLGWCIAEKHQGAESQLAQMEPRYARLLGLESQRTDIEAVLAQANAARTQYIYPASQDANQTGNAAQQRIRDIFSAAGLQVISSQVLPAKDEKGFDRIPLTVRTEGEMLALQSALAVLTSQMPIIVINDLDIQLQGGYANSDPKVAPRLSAQFGLSVLRERT; the protein is encoded by the coding sequence ATGAAACGCATTTCATCCCGTGAGGGGCTGATCCTCGCCTGTACCCTGGCTCTGGTGATCCTTCCCCTGGTCATGTTGGGCTGGTGCATCGCTGAAAAGCACCAAGGTGCCGAATCTCAACTGGCGCAAATGGAGCCGCGCTATGCGCGGCTTCTGGGGTTGGAGTCGCAGCGGACGGATATTGAAGCCGTGCTTGCGCAGGCCAATGCAGCAAGAACGCAGTACATCTATCCGGCATCCCAGGATGCCAACCAGACTGGCAACGCGGCCCAGCAGCGGATCCGGGATATCTTCAGCGCGGCGGGCTTGCAGGTGATCAGCAGTCAGGTGCTGCCTGCCAAGGACGAGAAGGGCTTTGATCGCATTCCACTGACGGTGCGGACCGAGGGCGAAATGCTGGCCCTGCAAAGTGCACTGGCCGTTCTGACCAGTCAAATGCCCATCATCGTCATCAATGATCTGGACATTCAGCTTCAGGGTGGCTATGCCAACTCAGATCCCAAGGTCGCCCCCCGGCTGTCGGCGCAGTTCGGCCTCAGCGTATTGCGGGAGCGCACATGA
- a CDS encoding PilN domain-containing protein: MPSISSDARFLGIDLHALWRDVRSPWQGMHAWPLFSWLTPSAPVVLLHPEDGLSFWLGDEKQSKVAGPVKASFTAVELPEEFVLRRTLTLPPMAESDIAKAGALEVRAISPFPEADLVWGYRLIEGSTGSSRIELALASRKQVAQYLASQAARLGGVSNPEVWVRSNQQRPIVLGGYGEGLRHAHALRWRRAGYGLLLSMAVLTMVIAVTPTLQLRERAIEAAQSYQDAAKRTAPVVAKRDALMQSAEKLGMLSEVLATRIEPLRVLDKLTQLLPDDTYLQSFRMQGAKVTIVGMTGNAAALMQVLGNEPGLREVRAPSAATRMGNSPKETFAIEFTLDPQFFGVVGSAAAGKAAVPSAGAVTPALASGGVASAAASGASVAGVPVAPASLPANSSSSAVAPPPASAPPSAGGAAFGGSVATFGGRTTTAPALPASSPANRTKP; the protein is encoded by the coding sequence ATGCCTTCCATTTCCTCCGATGCCCGTTTCCTGGGAATCGACTTGCACGCACTCTGGCGTGATGTCCGCAGCCCCTGGCAGGGCATGCATGCGTGGCCGCTGTTTTCCTGGCTGACGCCGTCCGCGCCGGTCGTGCTGCTCCATCCCGAGGACGGCCTCTCTTTCTGGCTGGGGGATGAAAAGCAGTCCAAGGTGGCGGGCCCGGTCAAAGCCAGCTTCACCGCCGTTGAACTGCCTGAAGAATTCGTGCTTCGCAGGACGCTGACCTTGCCGCCCATGGCTGAATCGGACATCGCCAAAGCCGGTGCTTTGGAAGTGCGTGCCATCAGTCCCTTTCCTGAGGCGGATCTGGTGTGGGGCTATCGCTTGATCGAAGGCTCCACGGGCAGTTCCCGAATCGAGCTGGCTTTGGCATCTCGCAAGCAGGTCGCCCAATACCTCGCCTCCCAGGCCGCTCGCCTTGGCGGCGTGTCAAACCCGGAAGTCTGGGTGCGTAGCAATCAACAGCGCCCCATCGTGCTTGGTGGCTATGGTGAAGGCTTGCGCCATGCGCATGCACTGAGATGGAGACGCGCGGGCTATGGGCTTTTGCTCTCAATGGCCGTACTGACCATGGTCATTGCGGTGACCCCTACGCTCCAATTGCGTGAGCGCGCGATCGAGGCGGCGCAAAGCTACCAGGATGCGGCCAAGCGCACGGCCCCGGTCGTCGCCAAGCGGGATGCGCTCATGCAATCGGCAGAAAAGCTCGGAATGCTGTCGGAAGTGCTTGCCACGCGCATTGAGCCTTTGCGTGTGCTGGACAAGCTGACCCAACTGCTGCCGGACGATACCTACCTGCAGAGTTTTCGCATGCAAGGTGCCAAAGTGACCATCGTGGGAATGACCGGAAATGCGGCCGCCCTGATGCAGGTGCTGGGCAATGAGCCGGGGTTGCGAGAGGTCCGTGCCCCATCCGCTGCCACCCGGATGGGGAATTCCCCCAAGGAAACGTTTGCCATTGAATTCACGCTGGATCCTCAGTTTTTCGGGGTGGTAGGAAGTGCGGCCGCAGGCAAGGCCGCGGTACCCTCCGCTGGGGCCGTGACGCCGGCCCTTGCCTCGGGGGGTGTGGCCAGCGCTGCTGCCTCGGGCGCCAGCGTGGCCGGAGTGCCTGTCGCCCCCGCTTCGTTGCCCGCCAATTCATCCTCCAGCGCAGTCGCACCGCCGCCGGCCAGTGCCCCTCCATCGGCCGGTGGAGCTGCCTTTGGTGGATCGGTCGCCACATTCGGTGGCCGTACCACCACTGCGCCTGCATTGCCCGCTTCTTCGCCTGCGAACCGTACCAAGCCATGA
- a CDS encoding general secretion pathway protein GspK, whose product MNQCKPGKHRNKKQRGMALLAVLWMVAALTIIVSGLTRSIREEARVMSLSRQNVQAQALGDAAIQLALQALVASNTPLARTRQAQIDYRGVTMQVQAMPLNGLIDINGAPVALLAKLFSVAGEMPAEAAQGLAQATVEMRERRDPRGAPQRFESEEDLLKVPGVDYTLYARLSPLITADLRGRGLVNPMAAPMEVLTVLAGGNAAVAMRIVADRDAGAEGIDTTALEAAFLDNSTVRRLRIQARVPMPDGVWLRVSRSIDFNVRAKGGLPWQTFRASSGVEPVIRKNS is encoded by the coding sequence GTGAATCAGTGCAAGCCAGGTAAGCACCGTAACAAGAAACAGCGCGGCATGGCGCTGTTGGCCGTGCTCTGGATGGTCGCTGCCCTCACCATCATCGTGTCTGGCCTGACACGGTCCATCCGGGAAGAGGCGCGCGTCATGTCCTTGTCGCGCCAGAACGTCCAGGCCCAAGCGCTGGGCGATGCGGCGATTCAACTGGCATTGCAGGCGCTGGTGGCCAGCAACACCCCCCTGGCCCGCACCCGGCAGGCACAGATCGACTATCGCGGGGTCACGATGCAGGTCCAGGCCATGCCTTTGAACGGCTTGATCGACATCAATGGTGCGCCTGTTGCCTTGCTGGCGAAGCTCTTTTCCGTTGCGGGCGAAATGCCGGCAGAGGCGGCCCAGGGGCTCGCGCAAGCCACGGTGGAAATGCGTGAGCGGCGTGATCCACGTGGTGCGCCGCAGCGTTTCGAATCGGAAGAAGACCTGCTCAAGGTGCCCGGGGTGGACTACACCCTCTATGCTAGACTTTCGCCGCTCATCACTGCAGATCTTCGAGGGCGAGGCTTGGTCAATCCGATGGCTGCGCCCATGGAAGTGCTGACGGTCCTTGCCGGAGGAAACGCTGCAGTCGCCATGCGCATCGTAGCGGACCGGGATGCCGGGGCTGAAGGCATCGACACCACGGCCCTGGAGGCCGCATTTTTAGATAACTCGACGGTTCGGCGGCTGCGAATCCAGGCAAGGGTTCCCATGCCGGACGGTGTTTGGTTGCGCGTATCGCGCAGCATCGATTTCAACGTACGTGCGAAGGGCGGTTTGCCGTGGCAGACCTTCCGTGCCAGTTCAGGCGTTGAGCCCGTGATACGTAAAAACTCCTGA